The genomic segment agtgcctaaaaatgaaatcagaaaattatGGTCATTAAGCCcattacaaaaaaatgaatatactgtgggggaaagataaccaacaggcacAATGAAACgtgcaacatcactaaccatcagaaaaatgcaagtccaaaacaCAATGAGTTTTTAAGTCAGTCCTGTCAGAATgattattatcaaaaagataacaaatataaatgtTGAGGGTGTAAGAAAAAGAACCCTGATGCATTGCTGGagtgaatgtaaatttgtgctgccactgtggaaaacagtatggagttttatctaaaccttaaaaatgaaacataattcaACAATTCCATATCTGCATACTTATTCCACGAAGACAAAAACACTACTCAGAAAAGATGAATTCGAccctatattcactgcagcattatttaaaatggccaagaaattgaagaaaattaattGCTCATCAGAAGGTGATGGATAAAAACATGTgtgtttatagtatatatatatatatatatacccatctATTAAGTAcagatttatatgtatttatagatagatagatagatagatagatagagagagagacagatagatatATGCACACTCACACATAAAATTACAAAGTGTTATTACtaagctataaaaagaatgagttcttgtcatttgcaacaaatggGTAGAACAAGAAggtaatatgctaagtgaaatatgtcagataGAGAAACACACTTGTTAATGATTTTActcacatttggaatttaaaacaaatgaacataagaaaacagaaaaggagttatagataaagaaattaacaGGTTAttcacaagaaggagggaaatggggtgaggaaaaagaaatagttgagAAAACTTAAGAGACAAAATTTTCCACTTGCATATTAAATGAGTCAGGGACAAGAAATGTACTGTATGGGGAATAGTCAATAAGTATGAAATATCTTTAGATAGCAAGATATCATAACTAGATTTATTCtgctgatcagtttgaaatgtattaaagatagAAAAGAGTACATTGTGTAAGAGAAACTAACATAGATTTATTgattaaagtacacttcaaaaacaaccaaacataattatagaaaaaaaatgagatttgtaGTTAACGGAGGCAGGgtttgggaaaggagaattagattaaTGCACTCAAAAGGTACAAGCATCCAGCCATAAAATAATCGTGTTATAGAGAGGCCACATagtaacatgataaatacaattaataatGCTTTATATTATATCTTAATGTTGTTAAGGGAGTAGACCTTAGAATTTCTCAtcacaaccaaaaaccaaattgtatatcttaaatattgtatctaaatgagataatgaattctcCCTAAAGTTACtatgatatttatttcatgatacatataaattaaatcaatttcctgtgcacctaaacttacacaatgttttatgccaattatatctcaataaaattggaaggaaaaatggaaagtcaatgatcattttttccatgccatttctcatgattgtttttgcaGCGTTACCTTGAGTTATGATGTATTTATCCgaggtaaaaataataataagtaagtgattctaataaataatacataaagatactaataaaattagtgttttcccatgtcttaaaatatgttcattataacagcccactgcttctgtaggcatcaaaatttcactctgtgtattcatctgagaATACGGAATGGATACAAAAGTTAACCCTGGCTGCTTTTCCTATGAGTGATAATGTTCACTGTCTCTGACCAAGGTTCTCATCTCCCCGACAGCATCTAAAAGAAAGGAACGTGCTCGGTTGCTAAAAATCTCTgcatggtaaaatctcagaactcCTACACTTCTCAATTGTTTGGCAATGGGAATGCAATAAAGacaaagaatttattttggataacaatgtggtgttttctcatggttgcatTAGGGGCTGTGAGGATAATCCCTGAGATCCACAACAAACATTCttgctcaagtgctgggcaaagaagtgtaaatgttctgcattattaggactgaggactgctttcaaaatgatgactatgctcactctactccaggtagtccaaggaaagaaaggttattGCAATTTCTTTGTGAACGGGAATAAGTCAGTGGTTCAGTATCTATAAATTACTCAAGGGGCGTTCAAAGCCAAAATAAGTTGGGTCAAAAAtgagcatttaaagaaaaaaaattttagacataagcttaagttaaaaaggagacacagtcctgtgctgggctctgaggaCTGGAGAATATATATGCATCAGTCCAATTCAAGGATTCAGTGGCTTGGACCTAGCATCAAAACGGGATTCAGTGAACAGGTAACAATTAgtaaactgggagaaataaaatctACCTCTCCCTGATCTGAAGAAAATCTGGTGGCTCTATGAAACTCTTAATTATCAAAGATCCTGCCAGATGCAGAAGaataattcactgatgactcaacTAAGACAAACTTAGTTACTGCTTAACAATttatcttcacacacacacacagtggtagaCAGATTTGTAGTATTTAGTGGGAAGAATACAGACTCAATTTGCCATTCCATGCTTGTTAGCTGACACTGACTGCATGATTGTGAGCAAAAGCCTTAGGCTCCCTGACCTTGCCTACAATTTTTCCAGCAATTCAGGgaatttcacattctgaaaatgcttcacattttattttaaattaatgggaaatagTCAACgtcttccatgaatattttatatatcctaATATCTGCAGAATTTTGTTATTCGtgcatttggacaaatttttaattctactaGCCTCAACTCCTTCTAGTCCACACAATTTAGATTGCAACTTGGTTACTGAATAAGACCACCCCAAGAAAGGGGATACTACCTCTTAGATACAACCTGTGTGAAGGTTAGAAGGGGCTCAAGATATGTGGGGTGTATAAGCCTACTTTAAATGTTTGTGATTGCACTCTCCTTCTGGACAAAACTCTGATTCTAAGAACTATATTAGTTGGAAGTCAATATAGTTATTGGCATGAGGATGAGAATCAGTTATTTTGGGGTTGGTGGgtgagaaaaagacaggaaaatatccagcaaatgagaatggaaagctttaggcctctggaggcatgaattaagaagaaaataatactttgtctCCTGTATCTACCTCCATTTACTGTCTTGAGTAACTAGTCCTAGGGctatgaaaagagctagtttgtggtgaagagtaaagaccataatgaaatagtttgaaaacaatgagagttttgttgtttcagaaagATTTGTTTaaagtcaacatgtattttttattcactaaatactaaaatgcatcctGTGGCATGTGCTGTATTACTGTGCTGGTACCCAAGTAAAAAAGGAAATggggatagacagaaaacatctggaggaggtggttttTGTGCCGAGACTGGGAAAATCTAAGTAGATAAAAGGAGGGCATCCAAAGACCAAGGATGAGCTGGAGCAAAAGTTGTGAGTATGGAGTTAACATGGTTAACAAGCATTTGCCTGGATATATTtccagatacagtgaaacataaagatatgccaaggTAGTCAGATGCCAGATCTATAAGGAAATGACTAAAATATGTTGAGTTTGTGGGCTTAGAGTTGGAAAGGCATTAAGTGCCACCCTGAGGATGCAAGCTTGCCTTTGGCTACaatataaaagcaacataaactattcaccagaaaatatagTGTAGAACCTtgaggggagaaaatgaaagcaaccaATTGGAAATGgctttgagaacagcacaaagaagacTCATAGATAAACAATACTTCTTAAATTCTGCCACATACTGAATGTGTCATCTGAGAATACATCATGTGACCTTTACGATTCCTGGGACAACATATTAGAAACCATGATCCCTGGGCCAGTTCCTGCATTTACCTCCTGTTCCAACCTATCCTAACTTAACACCGTTAATACTTTCCAGAATGAACCAGAAGCCACTTAGTACTTTTCCATCTCCACATGTTTTAgtcttttcccaaattcttcctttttctcttcttccttacaagaaattattcaaatttactcccatatttttccatcaaatgatcatatcaatcaaatatctctttttatctttaaatggtAACTTACTCTCccattttactcttaaatatattttaaaaataaggaaaatacaggtACACATGTATGTTTATTGTTCAAATATGAAAATAGTAGATATTTGTTGACATTTGCAAACATCAATTTAATCTTTGTTATCCTGTATAATCTGGTAGTCTCTGGTAGAACAGTTGTAATTAGGATGACGTTCATATCCTGCAGTTGGCTGATGAGTTGACCATGAAAGAGAGATAGCTGATGTATCAGCTATTACTGGCATTGGAAACAGTGGGTTGCTCTCTGcttgaaatttagaaaaaggaCCTTCATTGGCCGATATGTTGTGATATGTATTCGGAAAAGTAGAAGGATCCACCATCAGCCCAAGATAATTGCTCTGTATGGGAGATAAGGTGCTGTACTGAGAAAGAAGTTgtagttgtaatgaaattcacaacacggccatttgcttcagtgtagctgctttgtgagtgcacgtggaaagtggtcaactgatttaaaataacaAGTTGATCCACTGCAATTTGTTTTGGTGGTCTAAATTACattgatgatgcaggagaaaTATCACCTCTCATTGGGGTAATTGTATCACCAATTATGTGGCTAGTAGAGGGTTTCTTTTTAGTggcatgtttaaatttgcagaaggtaaaacactttctcctctcctctagtgtcagccacaaaaccagaattattattatccacattaCTCCCTTCTTTAAAGTGCTTCTTGTTGAAATCTTGAGCCAATGAAGATACCAGGGAAAcatttttaatcccaactctatttttattctcattaaaatatGAGGACAGcctcatttaaaatttggattatgttAGAACTGCAGtttaaaacaaaggagaaatattttagtatttatttaaaacaaaatacaagacTAAAATAAGCCTAATGTATACAACCTCAGATTTCACGCTTACTATACAAAGATAATATaatcaaaatatgaacattgctgactattttttgaaatttcttatttagaaaatacaattttaaattgaatagTCATCAAATTTGAAACGTTAGCATTTGCAGTAACGGTGAATGcccctttttaaaagcagctttaacacttttatttagatttctgataAGATTCATAGTTGCTACCAATGTTTCTcataatcttgaatacttaaAACACTGTcctcatattttagaaaaaataaagtattttagccttagtagttttatgcaattttcaaaatctagctttaCGTTTATATTACCATAGAttgatgaacaaaataaaattttatttatacgTTAAGAAGAGGTGACTAAAATTTGTGAATACCTtgcttaaaacagagacttctttttcttctgctagAAAGTCAGCTAGACAAGCAGATCTTGGAAAATTCTGCCGCACTTTACTAAACCTGTAAAGGTTAAGTTGTCTAAGTAAACTTTTCATaattccagtttcaaatattctgaaaggggtCTTcctttccaaaacttccttcttaaataCATCTTCATTGAtcactatggaagttccattatcatcccaccagatcgattgaaattggtcactcccaaccattttccagagttttcttggaaatgtcagagaacgaaaatcattatcttcatctggttcagagacacaatgtgtgtaacatggtctttttcTCAAGAGTTCTTCACACAAtgtctgaaaagcattttcttcaatcatagacctcaAATCCAAATCCCTAGAAAATATTTGATCACACAATAGAGATCTACAGGACTTTCCTGAACCATTTGGTCCATCTTTAGGAGACacatcttgaatttctgaagaaacatgtgccatctcaaataactttttctgcagctccttttctaatctgcatgattttgagcactgcagtttcaaatgctgctttggcaggcctgcacacataaactgctaggccatcacagtggttctcaacctaagtagctgtgacatcacaaaGTGACTGGTCACCTAGCAACACAAGTGTaacattcagccagtgtttacttCTAATTCATCCAGTTAAATTGAAACCtataggatgtttatttttatagtgtgatctgcaaatattcttcccacaaaatcttttcaaataaattaaatttggggtctataaaattaaaccaatctccttccttttgtacacAAATATATAACAGATTTGTGAACagagaataaataatgaaataaagaaataaactaattttaaagttttggaatttaaattgaaatttttgtaAAACCTGTACAAAAAAGGTATAGCTATTTCActatcatttgtaattaaaaggaaacataatttgATTTGGACATGGAAGTAGTTATTTATCAGTGTGCTTTATATATGTAGctctatattcaaaaaatgatcagaataaatatcagtttatttgatatgtttatatataaatggtaaatacttatgaaataaaagtagattaaaaatcaatcaaatttaagaaatcccaaggggtaatattttttaaattgtgttcagcattataagtaaaaagaattaaattaatattctaattaaaattacaaaagaaaaaatcttatTCTATccttataaatgtttatttttgtcattcattcactcagagGTATTTCAGTCCGTACAAGGTATAAATTTTCTAGTCATATTAATAATCCACACTCTTGTGGCTCCAGTTCATTGTACCGAAATGatgttgagaaataaaattttgcacaagatcctgggttccatacccagttcctccattaaggggcaaacaaacaaataaataaccgTAAAAGTGTTTTGGTGTGGAAAAGACCAgctaaatacattttaggaagaaatttgtttctcagtcctgaaaCAGTTTGCATTGTTAGTAAAATATGGCATTTTACGGCAAGTATTTTTTGCTCTACTTGTAAATACAGCTATGTTCTCTAtcagtaaactgtagtaaatccaAT from the Camelus ferus isolate YT-003-E unplaced genomic scaffold, BCGSAC_Cfer_1.0 contig1020, whole genome shotgun sequence genome contains:
- the LOC102522381 gene encoding heat shock transcription factor, Y-linked-like, with amino-acid sequence MAHVSSEIQDVSPKDGPNGSGKSCRSLLCDQIFSRDLDLRSMIEENAFQTLCEELLRKRPCYTHCVSEPDEDNDFRSLTFPRKLWKMVGSDQFQSIWWDDNGTSIVINEDVFKKEVLERKTPFRIFETGIMKSLLRQLNLYRFSKVRQNFPRSACLADFLAEEKEVSVLSKYSTLSPIQSNYLGLMVDPSTFPNTYHNISANEGPFSKFQAESNPLFPMPVIADTSAISLSWSTHQPTAGYERHPNYNCSTRDYQIIQDNKD